From the genome of Trichosurus vulpecula isolate mTriVul1 chromosome 6, mTriVul1.pri, whole genome shotgun sequence:
agaattaagtCAATTTGCAAATGTGAGGTACAAACTTAAATACTGAATAAAGATATTTGACAATTATACTTAAGCAAATTTTCAGtttgatgattattttaaatGTGGTTTTGATAGGAGGCAATATAATAAACCTCTCCTAAAATTTAACAATATATTTCTCCCATACTTTTTCAGATATGTTCCAAGACTCTGAAGTAATTTTCTTATGTTGTTAACTTATAgaagtttttttcttatgcaTCAAATATATGTcccatattttccattttaattgcTCTAGCCACCTTCAAAACACCTTCAGTAAACTAAACCCAATAATCATTTTGTAGTGGAATGAAATATAAGGTTAGCTGTTTTGAAGTTTAAGTACtcaaaaaagcaataataatataAGGACTCAAGAAAATTGTATTTCTCTTCCccctgtaaaataaaaaataaaagtcttaatCCTCCCATTTTAGATATGACTAATATAACTGTTCCATTTTTGTGCTTTCTTGGTATGATTGTCTGATATATTGCTAagttttattatttacttaaaaGCCTGGAGAGGATAAATGGTTTTAGGGGAGAAAATCAACTAACAGCATTAATAATTCAGAGAAGATCTATAAATGTTTCCTTGCAATTTCAAAGTCAGATTGAAATAGTTTGTTTTTTAGTTACGGGATAAGAAAGCAAAtctattaatttttaatgtgAATGAATCACATTTACCAATTAAGATTGAAGATaggcatatatgtacatacatatattagtaTTTATCTGTCTTAAAACACAGACTTAAGTCTGAAATAAATTAGCAGGGTGAGTTCTGCAAGATTACAGCTatatttgtaaatgttaaagATCATACTTTGGTTTGATTCTGTATACTTTAGCTTTAAAAGTTCTCTTCCTTATTTGATATATTGTTACACTTGAAATTTCACCTGCCCTGTTTAAAAACAATCCACAAAAGTCGATGCAAAgttaaagtaatattttattactGTTTTCAACAAGTGGGTTTAGGGTGAGGATAGAGgtgcaagagagagagagggcacataATCTGACGTTGGCACTGAAATACATTTAACATcagtaaaacttttaaaagagaaatttgtACATatagttaaataatttttttttcacttggtgACAACATTCAGGCAAACAGAAAACAAAGTAGAGGagataaaaggaggaaaagacgACTATACAGGGATTTGAAAATGTACCTTGGGTTTCGTTTTGTTGTGGCAAAGTCCGATTGCTTCTTTTGTGTGATCttttaaattcacatttttttggaAGAAAGATCACTGTCCTGTACAAGatgacttgtttgttttttaaatgttcctCTATCTGGTGGTAaggatgttttttcttctttttgcttgatgattaaataaaaatttgtgttttggagtttttgtttttctgctgtGTGACGGGAGTACGTCGTTGCTGTTACTTTTCTAAGTAGTCTCCACCACCCTATAATTTATCCAGGCTTTTGGGATTGGTGAGAATCTCTCTGGCCAGCCTCCAGGTCTGTTTGGCTGCGCTCTCCAGAGCCGAATGAGGCTTGCCCTGAAAGAGGTCGAGGTTGGGCAAAAAATAGTGGGGGCATCGCCGGCACTGCAGACAAGAGATGAGCTGCAGCAGGATGCCATTGAGCCGGTCTCCTAGGCACGCTTCGTCCCAGTCAGTTTCCCGAGGGTGTTTCTCGCACTCATAAAGCAGTAAGGTTTTCATGTGATAGTTGTTGAGCGGCTGGCCTGGCAGCTCCAGGTGACGGTCCCTCAGAGTCTTCAGCACTGATAAGCACTTGTTTCGGCAGCCGCCCATCAACAGTCGGTTCTCAGCCTCCCCAAACTGAAGCACCCAGGCATCACTCTCTGCAGAACTCTGCTTGCCTGTCAAAGAGTAGCACTCCTTGGAGAGCAAGTTGAACCCTTCGGCCTTGACCTCTGCCACCCGATTGGGGCCAGGCCAAGGGATGTGGGGCATAGGCCACTGGGCCGCGCTGCGGGGCCAGATCCCAGTGCACTTGAACGCTGGTGTGATCTGTACCACATAGCGCTCCCTGATGCGCAACTTCACCTCGCTAGTGTCCGCGATCATTTTCACCACGTCCCGGTAGCTGCACTTGTCTACTGCCTGCGCCACCAGTGTCTGGAAGCGCGAGCGGATCTTGCGCGCTGAGAGGTAGCCTGATGCGGTGATGAACTCCACCCAGAGAGACATGCTTCGCTTACGACCGTCACTCAGCTTGAGTACTGCGCAGCCAGGCAGCGAGCCATCGTCCACGAAGTTGAAAACGCCCATCTGGTTGAGATAGAGCACTACCTCGAACTCGGTGGGAGAGATGACTTCCAGCCCTTCGTAGCGGGCATCGATTTCACTCAGGGAGCTGATGAAGCGAGGCTCTTGGACCTCCACTTCCTTCAGCACATCCGAGACCACTTTACAGACCTCTCGGATCGTCTTGGCGATTGCCGCCTTACGCGCCTGACAGCGCTCTGTGTAGTACTTATTGAGCTGGTACACCAGCTTTGCCTGAGCCGCTATCATGTTGGGGCACAGGTCCGGGCTATACACCGGGGTCTCGCAGTACGTTGAGGGATCCAAGGCTTACTCACTGGTGGTAGCCCTGCGGCTTGCAAAAAAGGCAACCCGCTACTCCAACTCCCCCCCTCCAATTtcgctctccttttcttttccaccCCAGCTGTGGGGCTGCTATCTCTggctccccttcctttctcactccacCTCTTTATCTGttactccctcctcctcctaaaaaaagtgattaaaaagaaaaaaggaaaaaaaagcacctGAAATACTTTTGGTTGTTGTTActtcttttggtttttaaaatggggggggggggcagtaatAGGTATGCAAAAGAATCCAGGCTTACTTCCCAAAGGGATTCAGTTTTAAGCCAAAAACCTTGTTGATAAAAGAGACAGCTCCAGCAAACTTGGAAACACCCGTCGTTTAAGTGCTAAGTgcagccttaaaaaaaaaaaaagctaaatattAATATAGGCTGAATGGTTCGTTGGAAAATTATCTCCAAGGATGGAAGAAGTCCTCAAGTCTAATAAGGCCCGATGGGAATGAGAGAGTTTGCACTCTGTTTTATCCCTCCCCCAAATTCAGAAAAGAAGGCTGTAATTAATGCTCTGGGCGAAAAGTGCAACTCAGTCCGTGGCGGCATCCGAGGTTCACGGGAGGTGTGCTGCTTTCAGggtttctctctgcctcttggagcgcttctgttgttgttgtggtttctttcttttcctgctgGAGGCGTTTTCTGGACCCAGTTTGTTTGATTTGAATGGATATTCTTGTCTTTCTCTAGGTACAAACGGGCTGAAGTTGTTTGAGATTCATTTCTgttctgtaatttataattttgtcTCTCACAAAGTCTGTGTTATCTTGACGAAGTTGTTGCTTGCGTTGCATCTGGGGTGTAGTTATGGTCCTggatttttcttctcctccccctttatATTGCATTCAGAGAGAGCCTCTATTTCTGtctatcttcccccccccctcccctcttttctgcctgctactgtctgtctctgtggctctatctctgtctctttccctgctGTCTCTTGTCTCCTTTACCACCTCCCCCTTCACTCTGGTGTGTGAGTCtcaacctctctctttctctgtctcgaGGTTTGCTGGAGTTGTTTAGTTTATGAATGGTCCCAGGGCCATCGTGAAGGGGGTGGAGCGTCAGATCATACAATCGCAGTCCGAGCTGTCATTGCTGCAGCCAATCCTAGAGAGGATATATGCACGTTAGAACCGGGTAGCTGCCACCACTTCACGTGATGGAGAAAGGGGGCAAGGagaagtagagaaagaagaggagattgTAAAGCCACAAGCAGACTCCAAAGAATCCATGCTCATACATATCACTACCCCctaatgggggtggggttggggagggaattGAAGGGAAAGTCCTCTTCAGTTGCTAAGAAGAAAAA
Proteins encoded in this window:
- the MAB21L2 gene encoding protein mab-21-like 2, yielding MIAAQAKLVYQLNKYYTERCQARKAAIAKTIREVCKVVSDVLKEVEVQEPRFISSLSEIDARYEGLEVISPTEFEVVLYLNQMGVFNFVDDGSLPGCAVLKLSDGRKRSMSLWVEFITASGYLSARKIRSRFQTLVAQAVDKCSYRDVVKMIADTSEVKLRIRERYVVQITPAFKCTGIWPRSAAQWPMPHIPWPGPNRVAEVKAEGFNLLSKECYSLTGKQSSAESDAWVLQFGEAENRLLMGGCRNKCLSVLKTLRDRHLELPGQPLNNYHMKTLLLYECEKHPRETDWDEACLGDRLNGILLQLISCLQCRRCPHYFLPNLDLFQGKPHSALESAAKQTWRLAREILTNPKSLDKL